Genomic window (Heterodontus francisci isolate sHetFra1 chromosome 41, sHetFra1.hap1, whole genome shotgun sequence):
aggtacttttttttaaatgagttgagggttttgacCTCTGCCActaatctgggcagtgaattccagactcctaccaccctctaggtgatttcctcatttcccctgtaatccttctaccaaatgccttaaatctgtgtcccccacaCCCTTTTAATTGTTCCTTCCTGTCTAATATCTAGGCCCCTTTAAAATTTGATGATCCTGAACTTTCTTTTTCAGTGGGATTGAGTATAACTAGACATGAAAGCAATCCTGAAATAGCTGAACCTTCCAACAGTATAACTGTCTCTTCCCATTTCAGAAACCAGAGAGggatgagtggagcaatggtctACAGGCAATGCAGGTTGCCCTCAGTCTGGAGAAGAATGTGAACCAGAGTTTGCTGGATCTACATGAACTCGCCACCACCTGTACTGACCCTCATGTAAGCTTCACTTTATCCTAATTCTGGTCACTAATAGACTTGTGAACTGTTTCATTCACTTTGAAGTGATCAACCAAAAATGGACCAATTTGACTCCAAACAGATTTGTTGTTCATGATGACACCAGAATAGCCATTGATCCAAAGTTAACATTACATACTGCTCACCAACTGGTGAAAATCTGGATTAAAATTAGAACTTGATGCAACTTGATTTCAGCTGTGGTTTTGTGAGCACTCTGCCTGAGTTGAGAGCTTGTGGGGCAAAAAGCTGAAGCGTTGCACTCCAAAACTGGACTGTTATACACTGGTTCAAATGAAATGTTGAATGAAGGCCCCATCTCaatgagtggatgtaaaagatcacaaggCAATCTGGAAGAACGggggagttatcccagtgtcctAGCCAGTATGTAATCTCAacacctgccccccacccccccataaaccagtttctgggagcttgctgtgcacaaattagcagcTGCATCTTCCAATTACAAActttgacacttcaaaagtacttcatttggctctgaagtgttttgggatgtcctgtcaGTTTTTGTATAGCATCCTTCACAGCCTCTGGACATTCCAAACTGGTTTACCATTCATGCAATACTTAGAAATTTCATTTAAAAGCTGCTGTTTGAGTGACCATAACCTGACATAATGCAGCATACCACATCACTTCCTGAAAGCAATCTCCTACTCAAAGCAGGAGTGAGAATTGGCTGCAGAAAAACTGATATTCAAATTTGGCATTTTGCAACTGTGTATATGTAATGACATATTTTTCTTCCCTTCCAGCTGtgtgacttcctggagactcaCTATTTGGATGAGCAGGTGAAGGTGATCAAGCAACTTGGGGACTACATCACCAACCTGAAGCGTCTGGGAGCTCCTGAGAATGGGatgggagagtacctgtttgacaagctctctctggaggagagtagctaatgtgGCATCACATTACCTAACTATTTGAATGTAGACTACTTTGTCTGTCATGTGCATTTCCAATTGTATGCAGATAAAATGCAGCtttatatttatttttaaaaaaaaatgctgtatCTAAAGAATTTAATTGTTCCACATTAATTGAAATAAACCATCTACAGTTGATCTTGTCTGTATATAGTTATACATTATCATGCATACCACTAATACTATTAAAATTTGGCAACTTGTAGCTGTCATTTGAAGTCAGTTTACTTGCTGATTTCTTGCTGGTTGGTTCAGCTAGTTACAATAGTGATTTGATTGGAGAGGAGCCTAGTTGTGTATCctatttgggggggcgggggggggagttgAGTTTCTTGGGCTTTGACTTGCCAATGACCAACTGTGTCTTCATGACGTGGTGACATGAGCTCAAATTGTCCAGAACAAATTGACATGGGTTCAAGTACTAGACTCTTgggggaggttgggggaggggggaaagatctTGAATAAGAGTTACTATTCTACACCATAGTGAAATGCTTTTTCTGGCCTTGGGAGGTTACAAATTCCAGGGAAGCAAGCTTTTCTTTCCCAGCCCCTTCCTCCCAGCTAGCCCATCAAACATCTCATTAGGTTGTCTTGTACTGCAAGAGACACTTTTAAAATAacttcttggggggggggggggtgggggaagaaggaagaaaacctTCTGTTCCCATTTCCTCATTGGATGCCATCTTCATCTACAGATCTAAGTTGCTTTCTATCAGCTGGTTAGGAACCTGTGTCCTCAAATTATAACTGGTGTTGACTTTAGAATCTAAAGTCAAAGCAAATTGATTTGAGCCTTAAGAAGTGAACTGGTTAACTGGACCAAGTCCAGCTCTATCAAACTATCctgaatttgacatcaagccattgCTCTATTATTACTGAGTCAAAGTCTTGGAGCTCCTTAACAACGTCCTCTCTAAATTCTGGTTGCTGCGCaacccccactgccttgtgggtgttgaggtagaggccaaggctaagggagtaaaccctaacagatattcCAGAGTGGAACCCCATAGGCAGTCATAtggcacctttggcatgtttctgcagccataccagtgccaaacgtcgtgctctgcactcctttggacctcaccagaaaggccgagagggggattttgacgactgggcaactctcaacctccgtaAACTCGCCCAGGCAtaggccatggagaggtcactccatagttgcctcacagcgactgaaacaacatggaaggcagcaggccAGTGCAAAGTCAATTATAAGGTGGCAATTATAATCTTAAAGGCAACATTGCTTGTGTAGCACATTGCTGCACTGCTTTGAAGGACTGTTGCTCCTGATTTAACTGCAAAAGTCTCACTAGAGACAGTAGCAATTCAAGGCAGCTCACCCCTGTCAAGGGCAACTCGGGATGTGTCATAAATGTCTgtcttcaaaaaaaaaatgaatgaaatcCCATTGTTACCATGAATACAGCAGTTTGTGAATTTAAACATAGCAAGCTTTAatagtcatagtcgtacagcattgaaacaggcccttcggcccaccatgaccatcatgccaatctatactaatcccacctgcctgcattaattccatatccctctatgccttgctcattcaagtatctttccagatgcctcttaaatgtcgctactgttcctgcctccaccaccacctcaagcagctcattccggatacccaccattctttgtgaaaaatttacccctttgatcccctttaaacctcctccctcacaccttaaatctatgccctctagttttagttaccccaaccatgggaaacagactctggctatctacccgatatatgactctcataattttatatacctttatcatgtcccctctccgcctccttcgctccagggaaaacagacccagttttCCAATCTCTTTAGAACTCAAGCCCtcaaaaccaggcaacatccttgtgaaataaaaacaagaaatgttggaaatattcagcaggtctggcagcatctgtggagagagaagcagagttaacgttttgggtcagtgacccttcttcggaactggcaaatattagaaatttggaaggttataagcaagtaaagtgggggtggggcaagagataacaaaggagaaggtgtagataggacaaggccacagaatagctgaccagaaggtcatagagcaaaggcaaacaatatgttaatggtgtgttgaaagacaaagcattagtacagatagggtgttaacggactgaaaaattGAACAGCAAGTATaaacataaaaaaaaacagtgggtaagcaaactgaacaaactaagatgaaataaaataaacatacaaagaaaaatgtaaaaattgtaaaaaaaagaaaaaataactaaaagtaaaagtaaaatggggggcccgtcatgctctgaaattatctgaaATAGAtcgaggttattaatatatatatcaGGTACAGCAGGGGTCCtaaactttcctccagtctgaaaaacatccattatcactactctctgtttcctatcactcagccaatttcatatccatgttgctactgtccctttcattccatgagctagaGCTTTGCTCACGAGTCTGTTTTTTGGCACTCTATCAAATGCTTTTGGAaggccatgtacaccacatcaacagcattaccctgatcaaccttctctgttacctcatcaaaaactccagcaagttgttAACCATAATTTGCCATTCATAAAATAGGCTTTctataattaacccacatttgcccaagtgactataaaTTTTATTCCAAGTTATCATTTCTAAAACCTTCCCaaaactgatgttaaactgactggcccgtagttgctgggcttatctttacaaccttttttgaacaatggtgtaacatttgcaattcttcaggcccctggcaccacccctgaatctaaggaagactggaaaattatgcctttgcagtttccactctcacttccctcagtatccttggatgcatctcatctggtcctggtgccttatcaactttaagttcagctagcctatccaataccacctccttatcaattttaaatcattCAAGTGactgaattacttcctctttcattatgtcctgtgcagcatcttcttccttggtaaagagagatgcaaagtattcatttaaaacctcagccatgccccctgactccatgtgtaaatcccctttctggtccctaattggcaccactcctcctttcaccacccttttactatttaataTTAATAAGAAGACTTTTGGAATTCCTTTTATATTTTCTGACAGcctcttttcatattctctctttgcttctcttatttgcatgtttcacttcccctctgaacattccatattctgcctggttctcggttgtattatgcatctgtcataaacacattttttcttcttcatcttaatctctatctctttcatcgtccagggagctctggatttggctgccccaccattccccttcatgggaatataccttgactgtgctcaGACTATCCCTTCTTTCAGGCAGCCCATTGTTAAATTattgttttgcctgccaacctttgattccaatttatctgggtcagatccattcctaACCCCATTAAAGTTAGCTTTCccccaatcatagaaacatagaaaataggagcaggggtaggccattcggccctttatgccttctccgccattcaaaaaagatcatggctgatcatctaattcagtaccctgttcccactttctccccatgtcccttgatccctctggcattaagaaatatacctctctccttcttgaatatagttaatgacttggcctccactgccttctgacgtagagaattccacagattcaccaccctctgcgtgaagaaatttctcctcatctcggttctaaatggcataccccgtatcctgagactgtgacccctggttctggactcccagtcATCAGGAAcaacctccctgcatctagcctgtctagtcctgttagaattttataggtttctatgagatcccctctcattcttctaaactctagcgaatgtaggcctcgtcgacccaatctctcctcatacatcagtcctgccaccccaggaatcagcctagtaaatcttctttgcactccctccatggcaagaacatccttcctcagataaggagaccaaaactgcccacaatactccagatgtggtctcatcaaggccctgtataactgcagtaagacatccttgctcctgtactcagatcctcttgcaatgaaggccaacataccattcgccttcctaactgcttgctgcacctgagtgcttgctttcagcgactggtatacaaggacacccaggtctcattgcaccttcctctttcccaatctatcaccattcagataataatctgcctttctgtttttacaaccaaagtggataacctcacatttatccacattggacagcatctgccatgcatttgcccactcactcaacttgccaaatcacattgcagcctctttgcatcctcctcacagctcacattcctttCCCGTCTTCCTGTTTCCTACTCTAGTGCAAGTATCTCTTTCAATTCTCTGTGCATCTTGGTGTTCCTCTGttctattatctcctggttcccacgcccctgccaagttagtttaaacccttcccaatagcacgAGCAAATCACCCAACATGGATCCTGTCCCAGTTCTGTTCAAGTGCAACCTGTCCAGCCGCTACAGGTCCCATctactccagaactggtcccagtgtcccagcaatctaATGCCCTCACTCCTgcgccatctttccagccacacattcatctgctctctcctcTATTTCTCGACTCACTTGTGCTTGGTaccaggaataatccagagattactacgttAACGACCAGAGATTACCActcctcctggctggcctcccgcaATCTATCCTCCATACACCTGAGGTCATTGAGAACTCCAATGTCCTTGCCCTAATTCACTCATCATGCCTATCATCGCTGAcacacattggctcctggttaagcaacacctcaatttcaaaagtctcatccttcttttcaaatcccttcattgcCTCTCCCCTCCGTAatgctgcaatctcctccagccccacagtcctcgaGATATCTGcacccctctaattctggcctttgtgcatctccaattttaatcgcttaactattggcggctgtaccttcagctgccaagagcctaagttctggaattctcttcttaaaccttctcgcctttctacctctctctctctcctgctttgagATGCTCCTAAAAATCAGGCTCTTTGCCCAAACTTTTGTCACCTCCATTTAGAATcagcctctccctcacttaccttccattgcatcaaaatcatgaggggcctggacggagtagataggaagaaactgttcccactcgtgaaaggatcgagaacaagagggcacaaatttcaaaaaattggtaaaagaaacaaaagtgacatgaggaaaacttttccaCACAGCGTGAGGTTAAGGTTTGGAAAGAACtgcctgacagtgcggtggaggcaggttcaatgtaggctttcaaaagggaattagactgttatatgaaaaggaagaatgtgcagggttacagggagaaggcggggaatggcattaggtgaaatgTTGATTcgcagagccggtgcagacacgatgggccgaatggtctccttcggtgctgtaacaattctacaaTTCCGaaatgctgctgctttcaagctggaaggcctctgattggccctgccTGCTATCCTTAATTGAACGATGAGTCCATCCTCTGGCTATTAATTGTCCTTCCCAGGGAAAATCACagtgagtgactgttccccacacagtgcaggttCAGAAGCCCGCAGGGAAATTCCAGCCTTAAAGGTGGAGGCGAACACAGTGAAGACTGATTCTGTCGTCAGCTGATGTCCACTCACACGTACACACGtgctcacaaatacacacactaacacatgcacactcacatgtgTGTTCGCACAGGCGTGGCTGTGTGCATCCTCTCTCAGGCATTAGATCTCATtctctattcaaagaagagcagggaattttcCTTCAGCTTACATCACTAAAACAGGCTATCtggtggtcattaccacattgctgtttgtgggagcttgctgtgcacaaattggctgccgaatttcctacattacaacagtgacaacatttctaaagtacttcattagctgcaacGTGCTTTGGGTTTTTCAGACTTCTTCCTTTCGAGTTCTGCGACGGTCATCTGTCTGTAAGACACAAGGGCCGGGATTTTCAATTGTCGgttgagtggggaaggagtgttgGCGCAATTTGAAAACCGCCACCTCCTGAAAGCGaggcaattttcaaagggagggcaggAGGGCAGCAACGGGAAACACGTCTGCCTCAAATTAACAACTCATTaggctccttgaggagcttgttaacagaCTGGGGCAGGTAAGGAAGCAATTTTTAAAGCTTTATCGCCGAACCCAAACAGGATCTTGCACAGCCGTCAGGTCCAAAGCGGGAGAGGTGAAAGTTCTTTTATTGGTGATGGCAAATTTCTGGAGCTGGGGGATTTTGTGCAGGATCGTGCACATGACCGTCCATTTGGCCGTTTCGCCACTTTTGTGCTGGGTGAGGCTGCGGCCCTgcgaggagctgcctgctctcttctgtAAGACAGTggtaggccccatcatggctgccatctgcagACTCAGGACCCTGAAATTATCCGGCCTCATGTTCCCGAAACCAATTTGAAAATCCAGCCAAAGATTTCACAGCAACAATATCCTAGGAACTGAGCTCAAAAAACTCTCTGACCTGAGCTTTCAGAGTTTGCTTTCAATGCCACCTACTGTTGGTGCAGTGAACACAAAGAAAAATGGTGGCCTGGAAATAACAGTGCAATATTATTGGGCAAACACTTTAATTTATTCTtgagatgtgagactcactggcaaggccagcatttattgcccatctccaattgtccttgagaaggtgctggtgggacttgttcttgaaccactgtagtccacatGCTGAAGATTCTCCCATCGtgatgttcggaagggagttctatgattttgatccagtgacgatgAGGGAACAGTGAtttatgtccaagtcagaatggtgcgtgactcagaggggaacttggaggtggtggcgttcccatacaCCTGCTTCCTTTGTCTTTCTAGCTGGTGGAGGTCACATGCTAGGGAGGGGCTGTCGGagtagccttggcgagttgctgcagtgtatcctgtagatagTGCACATGGCAGCCCCGGTGGAAATGGACCTTTAAGTTACTTGACATGTTGTTTTGTCTCTTAAGTTAATCGATTTATTTTAAATTAGTTCATGACTTCACTAAAGTACAAGACAAAGGAAGATGTTCTTAGTGTAATATTGAACAGTATAATATCCTAAACTGCAACCTGGTATTTGAAACAACTATTGAACAAAAGTAACTTGCTTCCACCAATCTGCCTTTGATCATGCCTTTTAATTGACTGGTTATCTTCAATTCTCCAGGACCATACAGACCACCAATCCACTGTTGAAGGCTGTTTTAGTTTGTATTATGTAgaataggaggaggctcatgtggagcataattgccagcatggaccagttgggccgagtgGGCAGTTTTTGTGTTGTACATTGGATATAATTCTATGTAAACAGTATCAGAAACTAACTCATTGGAAACATTTTTGACAGTAGATGATTGTTGATACAATTAAAGACTGAATATAGGGATAATACAATGGCAGGCACGTGATATGCATCCAGCAACTGATTCCTGGGGAAATTAGACAAGGGGGCCTGAGGCCTACCATGTAGCTGAGGTACTCAGCACTTTAGGGCATTGCTTTTCAAACTGGCCTCCCTACAACCCAGGGAATCCTCAAGGTGATTGCAGGAGGTTCTGAATGGGTCACAACGTCTTCAGATGTCAACCTGTCATCAGATACCTACATTGGTTGACCCACAAGCACATTATTTCTGTTGCTGTATACTCATAGAAAAATGTTTTCTGCAAATGACGTTTCTATTTTCCAATGGTCTCCCAGCACTGCCATTTAAAAGTTAGGATAGGGAGTCCCTCAGAGTAACAAACTAATGTAACTTTACAGATCTGCGTCAAGCTTGCCTTAAAATCTCCCCATAACTGACAAAATGAGGTTCTGGTGTATATTTTATTGCCATTTGTATGTCGGGGCACCTTTCAGCATTTGCACTTTTGAGGGAAGTCAAAGATCAAATAAGCTGTTACATCATGGTTGAATTGTCAATCAAAGGAATCTTGCCTTCAACATTCTGATTGGCTCCTGGGTCCCAAATCCAACCCTGTGTTGATTGGAATCCTTGGCCATGGCAGCTGTTCAATTGATTAACGATTGGTCGGTCATCATTGATGATGTCATTTCCTGCTTAATAAAATGGTGTTGGGGTCCTGCAGAATAAATTCAAGTCCTTTGATAGTGTAGTTTTCGATCTTTGGTGTTAatgttaaatttgtgatagtttttTGTTGGTGTA
Coding sequences:
- the LOC137353643 gene encoding ferritin, middle subunit-like; translated protein: MDSQICQNYHQDCEVAVNKQINVELSASYLYLSLMSFFDRDDVALNNFSQFFKHHSHEKQEHAEKLMKFQNQRGGCILLQDVKKPERDEWSNGLQAMQVALSLEKNVNQSLLDLHELATTCTDPHLCDFLETHYLDEQVKVIKQLGDYITNLKRLGAPENGMGEYLFDKLSLEESS